A single region of the Candidatus Glassbacteria bacterium genome encodes:
- the rbsK gene encoding ribokinase yields MSAKPVVVIGSSNMDLVIKTTRIPRPGETILGGEFVMVAGGKGANQAVAAARLGAHTWFVARVGEDPFGDKMLRNFADEGIETAHVTRDPEQASGVATITVDEDGENAIVVAPGANGQVGPEDVRRARETIESADSVLMQLEIPLDAVAEAAGLATAAGVRVILDPAPARELPDELLRNVSLLTPNETEAELLTGIGGDSLESARAQAEALLARGVKAVLITRGKQGSLLVDQSGGKSFPTEAVESVDSTAAGDCFNGALAARLASGAPLEEAIAFASKAAAISTTRLGAQDSLPRLGEVAANT; encoded by the coding sequence ATGAGCGCCAAACCGGTGGTAGTTATCGGCAGTTCCAACATGGACCTGGTGATCAAGACCACTCGTATCCCCCGTCCCGGCGAAACGATCCTCGGCGGCGAGTTCGTGATGGTTGCCGGGGGCAAGGGAGCCAACCAGGCTGTGGCCGCCGCCCGGCTGGGCGCGCACACCTGGTTCGTGGCCCGGGTGGGCGAAGACCCGTTCGGCGATAAAATGCTGCGGAATTTCGCGGATGAGGGAATCGAGACCGCCCACGTGACCCGCGACCCGGAGCAGGCCTCGGGCGTGGCGACTATCACGGTGGACGAGGACGGCGAGAACGCGATCGTGGTGGCGCCGGGGGCCAACGGCCAAGTCGGCCCGGAGGACGTCCGCCGGGCGCGTGAAACAATCGAGAGCGCCGATTCGGTGCTGATGCAGCTTGAGATTCCGCTGGATGCGGTCGCCGAGGCCGCCGGTCTCGCTACGGCGGCGGGCGTGAGAGTGATCCTGGACCCAGCTCCCGCACGGGAGCTGCCCGATGAGCTGCTGCGTAACGTGAGCCTGCTGACCCCCAACGAGACCGAGGCAGAGCTGCTGACCGGGATCGGTGGGGACTCTCTCGAATCCGCCCGCGCCCAGGCTGAAGCCCTGCTGGCCAGGGGCGTGAAAGCGGTACTGATCACCCGCGGGAAACAGGGTTCGTTGCTGGTGGATCAAAGCGGAGGGAAAAGTTTCCCCACCGAGGCAGTTGAATCGGTGGACAGCACCGCCGCCGGGGATTGTTTCAACGGGGCGCTGGCCGCCCGGCTGGCCAGTGGAGCGCCGCTGGAGGAAGCGATAGCGTTCGCCTCGAAAGCCGCCGCAATCAGCACCACCCGGCTGGGCGCGCAGGACAGCCTGCCGAGGTTGGGGGAAGTGGCTGCAAACACTTAA
- a CDS encoding LytR family transcriptional regulator, giving the protein MADKPSKRQRRQHLKNVRLVNKGQSARRKHATAQAAAISGGDFLVTLGLVVTSAFILLFLISAFLQYGFDNGGSAGAYTVSSGKQAAAFPPVERSTIEVRVLNGCGTPGASRQVTARLRDLGFDVVVADNAEHFGYQHTLVVDHSDRPEVGREVAGALGCGQLRAQQDEMAMAHVTVILGRDWEKFLGRPAPGLQPNEDWIDRLNGKVQKLLKQ; this is encoded by the coding sequence ATGGCTGATAAGCCTTCCAAACGGCAGCGCCGGCAGCACCTTAAAAACGTCCGTCTGGTCAACAAGGGCCAGAGCGCCAGACGCAAACATGCCACCGCCCAGGCAGCCGCAATCTCCGGCGGCGATTTTCTGGTCACTCTCGGCCTGGTTGTCACTTCGGCCTTCATTCTGCTGTTCCTGATATCGGCATTCCTCCAGTACGGTTTCGACAACGGCGGCTCAGCCGGCGCATACACGGTTTCTTCCGGCAAGCAGGCGGCGGCTTTTCCGCCCGTGGAGAGATCCACGATCGAGGTCCGGGTGCTCAACGGCTGCGGTACACCCGGCGCCAGCCGACAGGTAACCGCCCGCCTGCGCGACCTCGGGTTCGATGTCGTGGTTGCCGACAACGCCGAACATTTCGGCTACCAGCACACCCTGGTTGTCGATCATTCCGACCGTCCCGAGGTAGGCCGGGAGGTTGCCGGTGCGCTCGGCTGCGGCCAGCTCAGGGCCCAGCAGGACGAGATGGCGATGGCCCACGTAACCGTGATTCTCGGCCGGGACTGGGAGAAGTTCCTCGGCCGGCCCGCTCCAGGCCTGCAGCCGAATGAAGACTGGATCGACCGGCTCAACGGCAAGGTGCAGAAGCTGCTGAAACAGTAA
- a CDS encoding HD domain-containing protein, translating to MRDYDRVVERLKAEIEQRFGGKALARHTHSVAEFAREIAGSVDGGDERLQRKTYVAGLAHDLYRKFTEQKLRELIRRDNVPIDDDAWRFGGGLLHAPPAAHFLHAGLGVSDEAVICAVYYHTTSRAGASLLDRVLFCADYLDPSREVRNCDPDVAELSRRVLTDLDGVYREVLSRKLAHTISRGRPLHPNGIAAWNEVLSFG from the coding sequence ATGCGCGATTACGACAGGGTTGTGGAGCGGCTCAAGGCTGAAATTGAACAACGTTTCGGCGGCAAAGCTCTGGCGCGGCATACTCATTCGGTTGCCGAATTCGCGCGGGAGATTGCCGGCAGTGTCGATGGCGGCGATGAGCGCCTTCAGCGCAAAACCTACGTTGCCGGACTGGCCCACGATCTGTACAGGAAATTCACCGAACAGAAACTGCGCGAGCTTATCCGCAGGGACAATGTCCCGATAGACGATGACGCCTGGCGCTTCGGCGGAGGCCTGCTGCACGCTCCGCCCGCCGCCCATTTCCTCCACGCCGGCCTGGGTGTGAGCGATGAAGCGGTGATCTGCGCGGTATATTACCACACCACCAGCCGGGCCGGAGCGAGCCTGCTGGACAGGGTCCTCTTCTGCGCCGACTATCTCGACCCCTCGCGCGAGGTCCGCAACTGCGATCCGGACGTGGCGGAACTTAGCCGCCGGGTCCTTACCGATCTCGACGGTGTTTACCGCGAGGTGCTCTCGCGCAAGCTGGCGCACACTATCAGCCGCGGCCGTCCCCTGCACCCCAACGGGATCGCCGCCTGGAACGAAGTGTTGTCATTCGGTTGA
- a CDS encoding pyridoxine 5'-phosphate synthase, giving the protein MIRLGVNVDHVATVRQARRTVEPDPVAAAVLAELGGADQITIHLREDRRHIQDRDLQVLRRTVQTQLNLEMALNDEIIGIAVDTVPEQCTFVPEKREEVTTEGGLDVLAVADRLTPAVARLKEAGVLVSLFVDPEAEIMEACARSGADSVELHTGSYANARGQTAVKAELEKLQKSSAAAAGAGLKVFAGHGLNYLNTPSVVAIPQVEEVNIGHSIISRAVLVGMERAVREMKALLKR; this is encoded by the coding sequence TTGATCAGACTGGGTGTTAACGTAGACCACGTGGCCACTGTCCGCCAGGCGCGCCGGACTGTCGAGCCGGACCCCGTGGCCGCGGCCGTGCTGGCCGAACTGGGCGGCGCCGACCAGATCACCATCCACCTCCGCGAGGACCGCCGCCATATCCAGGACCGCGACCTGCAAGTGCTGCGCAGGACGGTCCAGACCCAGCTCAACCTGGAGATGGCGCTCAACGATGAAATTATCGGGATCGCGGTCGATACCGTTCCCGAGCAGTGCACGTTCGTGCCGGAGAAACGCGAGGAGGTCACCACCGAGGGCGGCCTGGATGTCCTCGCCGTCGCCGACCGGCTGACCCCAGCCGTGGCCAGGCTGAAGGAAGCCGGTGTCCTGGTCAGCCTGTTTGTGGACCCCGAGGCGGAGATTATGGAGGCCTGCGCGCGCTCCGGTGCGGATTCTGTTGAACTGCACACGGGTTCCTACGCCAACGCGCGGGGCCAAACGGCCGTAAAAGCCGAACTGGAAAAACTGCAAAAATCCTCGGCGGCCGCGGCCGGAGCTGGCCTGAAAGTGTTCGCCGGACACGGGCTGAACTATCTCAATACGCCTTCGGTCGTGGCGATCCCCCAGGTCGAGGAAGTCAATATCGGCCACTCGATAATCAGCCGGGCCGTGCTGGTGGGCATGGAGCGGGCGGTGCGGGAAATGAAAGCGCTGCTGAAAAGATAA
- the hflX gene encoding GTPase HflX, translated as MSMIDIQQEPQKAVLFGTDRPENEFWGEQPLEELGRLAETAGAVVVDRVVQRGRKIDPVTYIGKGKAEEIKQVIESTGADLAIFDDELSPSQARNLEERFDLQVLDRTELILDIFAHHARTTESKLQVELAQLEYLLPRLKNMWVHLSRIRGGIGLRGPGETQLETDRRLIQKQITLLKRKLRKIENQHHLRMAGRESIRTFALVGYTNAGKSSLLKALSGSRVLVRDQLFSTLDTTTRKVKLDKHEVLFSDTVGFISRLPHHLVASFKATLEELVGADHLLLVVDVSNPHFAERIKVVEDVLAELGAGEVERTLVFNKTDLVTDRQLLFQAAESWPDAVFSSAVDGERGLKHIRDRIINMIEADESEFSIELEPEEGELAAAFHRLGRVLERSIEDGSLKLRVRMPRPLAMQLVKGTPYEIQLTRGRTT; from the coding sequence TTGAGTATGATTGACATCCAGCAGGAGCCGCAGAAAGCGGTGTTGTTCGGCACGGACCGTCCGGAGAACGAGTTCTGGGGAGAACAGCCCCTGGAGGAACTGGGACGGCTGGCCGAAACCGCCGGCGCGGTGGTGGTCGACCGGGTGGTGCAGCGGGGACGGAAAATAGATCCCGTGACCTATATCGGCAAGGGCAAAGCCGAAGAGATAAAGCAGGTTATCGAAAGCACCGGGGCCGATCTGGCCATATTCGACGACGAGCTCTCCCCCAGCCAGGCCCGCAACCTGGAGGAGCGGTTCGACCTACAGGTGCTCGACCGCACCGAGCTGATCCTCGACATTTTCGCCCATCACGCGCGCACTACCGAATCCAAGCTACAGGTTGAGCTGGCCCAGCTCGAATATCTCCTGCCCCGGCTGAAAAACATGTGGGTCCACCTCTCGCGTATCCGTGGCGGTATCGGACTCAGGGGACCCGGAGAAACCCAGCTCGAAACCGACCGTCGCCTGATCCAGAAACAGATCACCCTGCTCAAACGCAAGCTGCGCAAGATCGAGAACCAGCACCATCTCCGTATGGCGGGCCGCGAAAGTATCCGCACCTTTGCGCTTGTCGGCTACACCAACGCCGGGAAATCTTCGCTGCTGAAAGCTTTGAGTGGCAGCAGGGTGCTGGTTCGAGACCAGTTGTTCTCCACCCTCGACACCACCACTCGCAAGGTCAAACTCGACAAGCACGAGGTCCTGTTCTCCGACACGGTCGGTTTCATCAGCCGCCTGCCCCATCACCTGGTGGCCTCGTTCAAGGCCACGCTCGAGGAGCTTGTCGGCGCGGACCATCTGCTGCTGGTCGTGGACGTATCCAACCCCCACTTCGCCGAGCGGATCAAGGTTGTCGAGGATGTGCTGGCAGAGCTCGGCGCGGGCGAGGTGGAACGGACGCTGGTGTTCAACAAGACCGACCTGGTAACCGACCGTCAACTGCTGTTCCAGGCCGCCGAGTCGTGGCCCGACGCGGTGTTCAGCTCGGCTGTCGACGGGGAGCGGGGATTGAAACACATTCGCGACCGGATTATCAATATGATCGAGGCCGACGAGAGCGAATTCTCGATTGAACTTGAGCCGGAGGAAGGCGAGCTGGCCGCAGCGTTCCATCGCCTGGGACGGGTCCTGGAGCGCAGCATTGAGGACGGGAGCCTGAAGCTGCGGGTCAGGATGCCGCGGCCGCTGGCGATGCAGCTCGTGAAAGGCACACCGTATGAAATCCAGCTTACCCGGGGGAGAACGACTTGA
- a CDS encoding ABC-F family ATP-binding cassette domain-containing protein, translating into MTIVSFNNISRTVSGTELFSDVTGIIRDGERIGVVGPNGSGKTTLCRLLARLDTPDSGEVTHVKNLRVHFMEQEPALDSGQGVLAELLASCSEIEELEVRIAGIQARLDSGEHLDQAELDSFGALMDRFERLGGYSIQSRAEKILTGLGLGPETFEQAAGSLSGGQKSRLSLAKSLLAQPDLLLLDEPTNHLDLNAIEFLEKLLAEISSTVVVISHDRAFLDNLTTRTIEVLAGRVRMRPENFSEFARWAAAEEERLERERKNYQRKVEQIEDFIRKNIYGQKTRQAQSRRKMLGRMQPPPETGRAPDKPEWDIEISQRSVSLVLEARGLGHRYNGAPALFEGFDFSLMRGETLAVLGANGTGKSTLLALLAGRLRPAQGTLSWGRDVTTAILPQRVERPEGEISVLEWMYNRAGDLTLGQARGLLGRFLFSGEDVEKQVSVLSEGEFRRLLLAALIHSKANLLLLDEPTNHLDIYSRQALLDALDSFPGTLVLITHDRTLLEGLATRLLEFSQPAEIALGADKVVEYGGDYSYYKRERDKLLKRLAEGQRKTSPKARAAESRSGKISAPDTAPAGGTLSKNKLRRLRERKDSLEVEIAELEERKSALQLELADPSTYSRRGRAGELSAELKELDNRITEAYGEWEKLLEYD; encoded by the coding sequence ATGACGATCGTCAGTTTCAACAATATCTCCCGCACAGTCTCCGGGACCGAGCTGTTCAGCGATGTCACCGGCATAATCCGGGACGGTGAACGGATTGGTGTGGTGGGCCCCAACGGCTCCGGCAAAACAACCCTCTGCCGTCTGCTGGCTCGGCTCGACACCCCCGACAGCGGCGAGGTCACCCACGTCAAAAACCTCCGCGTTCATTTCATGGAGCAGGAACCTGCATTGGATTCCGGGCAGGGGGTGCTGGCCGAACTGCTGGCGAGCTGCAGCGAAATCGAGGAACTCGAAGTCAGGATCGCCGGAATCCAGGCCCGGCTGGACAGCGGAGAGCATCTCGATCAGGCCGAACTGGACAGTTTCGGCGCGCTGATGGACCGCTTCGAGCGCCTGGGCGGCTACAGCATCCAGAGCCGGGCCGAGAAAATCCTGACCGGCCTCGGCCTGGGTCCAGAGACATTCGAACAGGCGGCGGGCTCGCTCTCCGGCGGGCAAAAAAGCAGACTCTCGCTCGCCAAATCCCTGCTGGCTCAACCCGACCTGCTGTTGCTCGATGAGCCGACCAACCATCTCGACCTGAACGCTATCGAGTTCCTGGAAAAGCTGCTTGCGGAAATCTCTTCCACCGTGGTGGTGATCTCCCACGACCGCGCGTTCCTCGATAACCTCACCACCCGCACTATCGAGGTGCTGGCGGGCAGGGTCCGCATGCGGCCGGAAAATTTCAGTGAGTTCGCCCGCTGGGCCGCGGCCGAGGAGGAACGTCTCGAACGGGAGCGAAAAAATTACCAGCGCAAGGTTGAGCAGATCGAGGATTTCATCAGGAAAAATATTTACGGCCAGAAGACAAGGCAGGCTCAGAGCCGGCGGAAAATGCTCGGGCGGATGCAGCCTCCGCCCGAGACCGGCCGTGCGCCGGATAAACCGGAATGGGATATCGAGATCTCGCAGCGTTCCGTGTCCCTGGTGCTGGAGGCCCGGGGACTGGGCCACCGCTACAACGGCGCTCCGGCGCTGTTCGAGGGTTTCGATTTCAGCCTGATGCGCGGCGAGACGCTGGCCGTGCTCGGCGCTAACGGCACCGGCAAAAGCACGCTGCTCGCGCTACTGGCCGGCCGCCTTCGCCCGGCGCAAGGCACGTTGAGCTGGGGCCGCGATGTAACCACCGCAATTCTTCCCCAGCGCGTGGAACGCCCCGAGGGAGAGATCTCGGTGCTGGAGTGGATGTACAACCGCGCCGGCGACCTGACCCTGGGCCAGGCGCGAGGGTTGCTGGGCCGGTTCCTGTTCAGCGGCGAGGATGTCGAGAAGCAGGTGTCCGTGCTGAGCGAGGGCGAGTTCCGCCGCCTGCTGCTGGCCGCCCTGATCCACAGCAAGGCCAACCTCCTGCTGCTGGATGAGCCGACCAACCACCTAGATATTTACAGCCGCCAGGCGCTGCTTGATGCGCTGGACAGCTTCCCCGGCACCCTGGTGCTGATCACCCACGACCGGACCCTGCTGGAGGGTCTCGCCACCCGGCTGCTGGAGTTCTCACAGCCCGCTGAAATAGCTCTCGGCGCGGATAAAGTGGTTGAATATGGCGGGGATTATTCTTATTATAAACGGGAGCGGGACAAGCTGTTAAAACGTCTGGCCGAGGGGCAACGGAAAACGTCTCCCAAAGCCCGGGCCGCCGAGAGCCGAAGCGGAAAAATTTCCGCACCGGATACCGCCCCTGCCGGCGGCACGCTGTCGAAAAACAAGCTGCGCCGGCTCCGGGAACGCAAGGACAGCCTGGAAGTAGAGATCGCCGAACTCGAGGAGCGCAAGTCGGCGCTCCAGCTCGAGCTGGCCGATCCCTCGACCTACAGCCGCCGGGGACGAGCCGGGGAGCTGTCGGCGGAATTGAAAGAACTTGATAACCGAATCACGGAAGCTTACGGGGAGTGGGAAAAACTACTTGAGTATGATTGA
- a CDS encoding replication-associated recombination protein A: MAEKSKDLFGLPTDEGRAADFSPLADRMRPRELSEFVGQEHILGPEGVLRRMIESDQISSMLFWGPPGSGKTTLARIIAGSTDSRFVHHSAVTCGVPQVRQAVKEADEQLKLYRKRTILFLDEIHRFNKAQQDALLPHVEHGTITLVGATTENPSFEVNSALLSRVRVFVLERLTEDDLGRLVDRALADCERGLGGMALSLDDDARALLLRASDGDARAALTGLELAALYLAQGGKERKDKLVIGGETMRQALQKRLLQYDREGEQHYDVISAFIKSMRGSDPDAALYYMARMLEAGEDPLFILRRMIIFAAEDVGNADPQALQVAVAAHKAVSVIGLPEGAIPLSQAVCYLATAPKSNASYKALRAAQSAVKEFMSEPVPLHLRNAPTRLMKELGYAQGYKYPHDYPYHFAGQPCLPEALEGKKFYEPTTLGFEKEIVKRIEFWKQLRDKKKGGN, encoded by the coding sequence ATGGCTGAAAAAAGCAAAGACCTGTTCGGACTGCCCACCGACGAGGGCCGGGCTGCGGATTTCTCGCCCCTGGCCGACAGGATGAGACCCCGCGAGTTGAGCGAGTTCGTGGGCCAGGAGCATATCCTGGGGCCCGAGGGCGTCCTGCGCAGGATGATCGAGAGCGACCAGATATCCTCGATGCTGTTCTGGGGGCCGCCGGGCAGCGGTAAAACCACCCTGGCCAGGATAATCGCCGGCAGCACCGACAGCCGGTTTGTCCACCACAGCGCGGTCACCTGCGGGGTGCCTCAGGTGCGGCAGGCTGTCAAGGAGGCCGATGAGCAGCTCAAGCTCTACCGCAAGCGCACGATCCTGTTTCTCGATGAGATCCACCGCTTCAACAAAGCCCAGCAGGATGCTCTCCTGCCCCACGTGGAGCACGGGACGATCACGCTGGTGGGCGCCACCACCGAGAACCCGTCGTTCGAGGTCAACAGCGCCCTGCTGAGCCGGGTACGGGTGTTCGTGCTGGAACGGCTTACCGAAGACGATCTGGGCCGGCTGGTTGACCGGGCGCTGGCCGACTGCGAACGCGGCCTGGGCGGGATGGCTCTCAGTCTGGACGACGACGCCCGCGCCCTGCTGCTGAGAGCATCCGACGGCGACGCGCGCGCGGCGCTGACCGGCCTGGAGCTGGCCGCGCTGTATCTGGCCCAGGGCGGCAAGGAGCGGAAAGACAAACTGGTGATCGGCGGGGAAACCATGCGCCAGGCCCTCCAAAAGCGGCTGCTGCAGTACGACCGCGAGGGCGAGCAGCACTACGATGTGATCAGCGCGTTTATCAAGTCCATGCGCGGCAGCGACCCCGACGCCGCCCTGTATTACATGGCCCGCATGCTGGAGGCCGGCGAGGACCCGCTGTTCATCCTGCGGCGGATGATTATTTTCGCGGCCGAAGATGTGGGCAACGCTGACCCGCAGGCCCTGCAGGTGGCCGTGGCGGCGCACAAGGCGGTGTCCGTGATCGGTCTGCCCGAGGGTGCGATCCCGCTCAGCCAGGCGGTGTGTTACCTGGCCACCGCTCCCAAAAGCAATGCCAGTTACAAGGCCCTGCGCGCTGCCCAGTCGGCGGTAAAGGAATTCATGTCCGAGCCGGTCCCTCTGCACCTGCGCAACGCGCCCACCAGGCTGATGAAGGAGCTCGGCTACGCGCAAGGCTACAAGTACCCTCACGACTACCCGTACCACTTCGCCGGGCAGCCATGCCTGCCGGAAGCCCTCGAGGGAAAGAAATTTTACGAGCCGACAACGCTGGGGTTCGAGAAAGAGATTGTCAAGCGGATCGAGTTCTGGAAGCAACTGCGGGATAAAAAAAAAGGGGGGAACTAG
- the acpS gene encoding holo-[acyl-carrier-protein] synthase has translation MIPVIFKTVNRIVDVGESDIKFDRTPVAVLGLGVDMIEIDRIVDALERRSGPRFEKRVFTAGEIEYCRSMSNPYPHFAARFAAKEAVMKAFGTGWSADVTWQGIEVVRDRRGKPHIRLNGKTAELAGKLGAKVAHVSLSHDKGRAMAAALLVGEPE, from the coding sequence TTGATTCCGGTTATTTTCAAGACTGTCAACAGGATAGTGGACGTGGGCGAGAGCGATATCAAGTTCGACCGGACTCCGGTGGCGGTACTGGGACTCGGCGTGGACATGATCGAGATCGACAGGATCGTCGACGCCCTGGAGCGCAGGAGCGGCCCGCGGTTCGAGAAGAGGGTGTTCACTGCCGGCGAGATCGAATACTGCCGCTCGATGAGCAACCCGTACCCGCATTTCGCGGCGCGGTTCGCGGCCAAGGAAGCGGTGATGAAAGCGTTCGGGACCGGCTGGAGCGCGGATGTGACCTGGCAGGGGATCGAGGTGGTGCGCGACAGGCGCGGCAAGCCGCATATCCGCCTGAACGGCAAAACAGCGGAGCTGGCCGGGAAACTGGGTGCGAAAGTGGCCCATGTCTCGCTGAGCCATGACAAGGGCCGGGCGATGGCGGCGGCGCTGCTGGTGGGGGAGCCGGAATAA
- a CDS encoding DUF393 domain-containing protein gives MRNLHVRGGCMPRVSGTGPVVLFDGYCKLCSGFAVWALERDRAEKLLFAPIQGETAKKLLTGLGCHSPPAKSVIFLHDGVLDLRSTAVLKILRLLGPPWSRLYPLIAIPRPIRDLCYRLVARVRYRIFGRRDSCRAPGPDQRGRMLP, from the coding sequence ATGAGGAACCTCCACGTGCGGGGAGGCTGTATGCCAAGGGTATCCGGCACAGGGCCGGTAGTGCTGTTCGACGGGTACTGCAAGCTGTGCAGCGGTTTCGCCGTTTGGGCGCTCGAACGGGACCGCGCAGAAAAGCTGCTGTTCGCTCCTATTCAAGGCGAGACGGCAAAAAAGTTGCTGACCGGACTGGGTTGCCACAGTCCTCCGGCGAAATCGGTGATTTTTCTGCACGATGGCGTTCTAGACCTGCGCTCGACCGCCGTGCTGAAAATCCTGCGCCTGCTGGGGCCGCCATGGAGCCGGCTCTACCCGTTGATAGCTATCCCCCGCCCGATCAGAGATTTATGCTACCGGCTGGTTGCCCGGGTGCGCTACCGAATTTTCGGCAGACGGGATAGTTGCCGCGCACCTGGTCCGGATCAAAGAGGGCGGATGTTGCCGTGA
- a CDS encoding right-handed parallel beta-helix repeat-containing protein: MNKLSAVAAAFCLCLISLAFADPESPNPRAVPTFECLGLYYTLEAADDPGECGVRYRTAGGGEWREVIPLFYNVKDSQFRGSIVGLVPDTEYEVELIHKGKTAKITARTMSEEFPVGKTTHLPDGTSDTQLEITESGTPDGWHLVTVSPGGKHVIDPEKTRAHNIVIEGSYIIVRGLELRMAGQDAIYLKRGSHHIVIEDCHIINWGRGDRRMAWLGWGDSAVRAAEGVGDLVIQRNLIEHPTGWTNDWDTGHPSGPQAITVRNSSGHNIFRHNEIISTEDHGYNDAIGGGSNYSWEGAPNRDSDIYGNIVTNVWDDAIEAEGANMNVRIWGNYIDHVFTHIATATTSRGPLYIFRNVFGVSRRTQKNPTGGPMIKVGGDNREFRGGRRYVFHNTALQPHGAFRVFSTHQLSDVISRNNLYDCPGVLTGIHDPIEPLDFQYDMFTGIPNGKRWLKNRVGGGRPAFEPSQGLEWFPAVNTTRVKWGRTEVEHAGRTWRITDKVIRVPNPMIDSGEVLPGFNDNYAGAGPDIGAFERGRPPLKFGRRAGRKVILAPWEVK, encoded by the coding sequence ATGAACAAGCTGTCCGCTGTCGCCGCCGCCTTTTGCCTCTGCTTGATATCACTGGCGTTCGCAGACCCCGAATCTCCCAACCCCCGCGCGGTCCCCACGTTCGAGTGCCTGGGACTGTACTACACGCTGGAGGCCGCGGACGACCCCGGCGAGTGCGGCGTGCGCTACCGTACGGCCGGCGGCGGTGAGTGGCGCGAGGTAATCCCCCTGTTCTACAACGTCAAGGACAGCCAGTTCCGCGGCAGCATTGTCGGGCTGGTGCCGGACACGGAGTACGAAGTCGAGTTGATCCACAAGGGTAAAACGGCAAAAATCACTGCCCGCACGATGAGCGAAGAATTTCCGGTCGGCAAGACCACGCACCTTCCCGACGGTACCAGCGACACTCAGCTCGAAATCACCGAAAGCGGCACTCCCGACGGCTGGCACCTGGTGACAGTCAGTCCGGGGGGCAAACACGTGATCGACCCGGAGAAAACCCGGGCGCACAATATCGTGATCGAGGGCAGCTACATAATCGTCCGGGGCCTGGAGCTGCGGATGGCCGGGCAGGACGCGATCTATCTCAAAAGAGGCAGCCACCATATCGTGATCGAGGACTGCCATATCATCAACTGGGGCAGGGGCGACCGCAGGATGGCCTGGCTGGGCTGGGGCGACAGCGCGGTGCGCGCCGCGGAGGGCGTGGGCGACCTCGTTATCCAGCGCAACCTGATCGAGCACCCCACCGGCTGGACCAACGACTGGGACACCGGCCACCCCAGCGGACCCCAGGCGATCACGGTCCGCAATTCCAGCGGGCACAATATCTTCCGCCACAACGAGATTATCAGCACCGAGGACCACGGCTACAACGACGCTATCGGCGGGGGGAGTAACTACTCCTGGGAGGGCGCGCCCAACCGGGACAGCGATATCTACGGCAATATCGTGACCAATGTCTGGGACGATGCTATCGAGGCCGAGGGCGCGAACATGAACGTGCGGATCTGGGGCAACTACATCGACCACGTGTTCACCCATATCGCCACCGCCACCACCAGCCGGGGGCCGCTCTACATTTTCCGCAACGTGTTCGGCGTATCCCGCCGGACGCAGAAAAACCCGACCGGCGGGCCGATGATCAAGGTGGGGGGCGATAACCGCGAGTTCCGCGGCGGGCGGCGCTACGTGTTCCACAACACCGCGCTGCAGCCCCACGGAGCGTTCCGGGTGTTCAGCACGCACCAGCTCTCCGATGTGATCTCCCGCAACAACCTCTACGACTGCCCCGGCGTGCTGACCGGAATCCACGACCCGATCGAGCCGCTGGATTTCCAGTATGATATGTTTACCGGGATACCCAACGGCAAGCGCTGGCTGAAAAACAGGGTGGGCGGCGGCAGGCCCGCGTTCGAGCCGAGCCAGGGCCTGGAGTGGTTCCCGGCGGTCAATACCACGCGGGTCAAGTGGGGAAGGACCGAGGTGGAACACGCCGGCAGAACCTGGCGGATTACCGACAAGGTGATCCGCGTGCCCAACCCGATGATCGACTCGGGCGAGGTGCTGCCGGGGTTCAACGACAACTACGCGGGCGCCGGGCCGGATATCGGGGCGTTCGAGCGGGGACGGCCCCCGCTGAAATTCGGCCGCCGAGCAGGAAGAAAAGTGATTCTGGCTCCGTGGGAAGTGAAGTAA